One window from the genome of Pedobacter schmidteae encodes:
- a CDS encoding asparagine synthetase B produces MDEDQKNHLKAYGIAYWGIKQQADVSWLLNYRGGSFLIKYNKAVEDECKARGVSYQILADGKVTAILNEISDPQVNMEMVKLEKAPKIAVYSPKSKLPWDDAVTLVLTYAEIPYDVVYDDEVLKDKLSGYDWLHMHHEDFTGQYGRFWSNFRNATWYREDVKNQEAAAKRNGFKKVSEMKLAVTKRIKEFCTGGGFLFAMCSGTDSFDIALSAEGVDICESMFDGDPADPQAQAKINFNRTFAFKDFQLDLNPANYEFSDIDVTQTRTLTQNNDFFTLFDFSAKWDLVPTMLTQNHDKVIKGFMGQTTAFRKRLVKPSVTVLGENKGAEEIRYLNGEIGKGQFTFYGGHDPEDYQHAVGDPPTDLNLHPNSPGYRLILNNVLFPAAKKKPQKT; encoded by the coding sequence ATGGATGAGGATCAGAAAAATCATCTGAAGGCATATGGCATAGCCTATTGGGGTATTAAACAACAGGCCGATGTAAGTTGGCTATTAAACTATCGGGGTGGAAGCTTTTTAATTAAATACAACAAGGCGGTTGAAGACGAATGTAAGGCACGGGGTGTATCGTACCAGATACTGGCCGATGGTAAGGTGACTGCCATACTAAACGAGATCAGTGATCCTCAGGTGAACATGGAAATGGTTAAACTGGAAAAGGCTCCAAAAATTGCTGTCTACTCGCCAAAAAGTAAACTGCCCTGGGACGATGCGGTAACCCTTGTGCTCACCTACGCCGAGATTCCTTACGATGTGGTATATGATGACGAAGTATTAAAAGATAAACTTTCGGGTTATGACTGGCTGCATATGCACCACGAAGATTTTACTGGTCAGTATGGACGTTTCTGGAGTAATTTCCGAAATGCCACCTGGTACAGAGAAGACGTAAAAAATCAGGAGGCAGCAGCTAAACGTAATGGCTTTAAAAAGGTCTCGGAAATGAAACTGGCGGTTACAAAAAGGATAAAAGAGTTTTGTACAGGAGGTGGCTTCCTGTTTGCGATGTGTTCCGGAACGGATAGTTTTGACATTGCCCTAAGTGCCGAAGGCGTTGACATTTGCGAAAGTATGTTTGATGGCGATCCGGCAGATCCTCAAGCTCAGGCAAAAATTAACTTCAACAGAACATTTGCTTTTAAAGATTTCCAGCTGGACCTGAATCCGGCGAATTATGAGTTTTCGGACATCGACGTTACCCAAACCCGGACCTTAACACAGAACAACGATTTCTTTACTTTATTTGATTTTTCAGCCAAATGGGATCTTGTACCTACTATGCTTACCCAAAATCACGATAAGGTGATTAAGGGATTTATGGGCCAGACTACCGCTTTTAGAAAGCGGCTGGTAAAACCCAGCGTTACTGTACTTGGCGAGAATAAGGGCGCTGAAGAAATACGTTATTTAAATGGTGAAATTGGGAAGGGTCAGTTTACATTTTATGGCGGTCATGATCCGGAAGATTACCAGCATGCTGTAGGTGATCCGCCCACGGATTTAAACCTTCACCCCAACTCGCCTGGATACCGGCTGATTTTAAACAATGTGTTGTTTCCGGCCGCAAAAAAGAAACCGCAAAAAACTTAA
- a CDS encoding putative porin, with translation MYKRIVLFVLLLCCVAAGPLLAQDLKTTVRDNKELDSLRKKEEGGLDSVVFTSKYVRYTTLKLTKDSIQTLALDTSLNGFQNFSVLVQPRRPTVSTGNLGLAAMPMLFEPLKTIGFDAGFHALDYYALTHDDIKYYQARTPFTSLYYATAGDAEQVFKVIHSQNVKRNFNIGANFNRIGANGIYSRQRGDDLNGALFTWYQSPSKRYNLWTNAVFNTLKAAENGSITNTVIYDKATLQTINRIAEQIRLNNSRQIWRQGSLLVRQSYFVGRIDSSAQEIADKILPTNKVTYTFRYDKNSYAFQKDEADDHSVIPEGYADAVFTNDSTSYTRIQNEFIYSFFLRPKSGIFAKNELKLDAGIKHEYYDYIQLGRYKNRSNFYNYAATFQNISLLGSAGYRFSNRIDLNVDVEQIFQGRNTGDFLYEAKSNVLLSNSAGRVVLGAYFQNKSPEEIYNRYFGNHYNWRNNFDRTKTINLSFKYLNDKLKLDATANYYLITNYLYFKSRASGPTATAVDSITIMPAQLTGSINLLKIAVGKKLQFGKFHLDSYIVYQKTDNPDVLRTPEFYTFNSFYLNQTFFKALKTNVGFDIRYNTPYKNYSYSPASSQFYIGDSKTFDTTPIIDVWVKASLRKANLFVKCDYVNQGFPIKGYYTINQYPMQDRLLFKFGVQWNFYD, from the coding sequence ATGTATAAACGCATTGTTTTATTTGTCCTTTTATTGTGTTGCGTAGCTGCTGGGCCTTTATTGGCGCAGGATTTAAAAACCACAGTGAGGGACAATAAAGAACTGGATTCTTTAAGGAAGAAGGAAGAGGGAGGATTGGATTCAGTAGTTTTTACATCCAAATATGTCAGGTATACTACACTTAAACTAACAAAAGACAGCATTCAAACGCTGGCTCTGGATACCAGTTTAAATGGTTTTCAGAACTTCAGCGTGCTGGTGCAGCCGCGCAGACCAACAGTAAGTACCGGTAATCTGGGGCTGGCAGCCATGCCCATGTTGTTCGAACCACTTAAAACCATTGGTTTTGATGCCGGGTTTCATGCCCTCGATTATTATGCACTTACGCACGATGATATCAAATATTATCAGGCCAGAACACCATTTACCAGTCTTTATTACGCTACAGCTGGTGATGCGGAGCAGGTTTTTAAAGTAATCCATTCACAAAATGTTAAAAGAAATTTTAACATCGGAGCCAACTTTAACCGTATTGGTGCCAATGGTATATACTCCCGGCAGCGAGGAGATGACCTGAATGGTGCATTGTTTACCTGGTACCAGTCGCCCAGTAAACGGTATAACTTATGGACCAATGCGGTGTTTAATACTTTGAAGGCTGCCGAAAATGGTTCCATTACCAATACTGTTATTTATGATAAAGCTACTCTTCAAACCATCAATAGGATTGCCGAACAAATACGTTTAAATAACTCCAGACAAATATGGCGGCAAGGTTCCTTGCTGGTAAGGCAATCTTACTTTGTTGGACGTATAGATAGCTCGGCCCAGGAAATAGCAGATAAAATACTACCGACCAATAAAGTTACCTATACATTTAGATACGATAAAAATTCTTATGCCTTTCAAAAGGATGAAGCTGACGACCATTCAGTTATTCCGGAAGGCTACGCCGATGCTGTTTTTACCAACGACAGTACCAGTTATACTCGTATTCAGAACGAATTTATTTATAGTTTTTTTCTAAGGCCAAAATCTGGGATTTTCGCAAAAAATGAATTGAAACTGGATGCCGGAATCAAACACGAATATTACGATTATATCCAGTTGGGTAGGTACAAAAACCGGAGTAATTTTTATAATTATGCTGCTACTTTTCAAAACATCAGCTTGCTAGGGTCGGCAGGATATAGGTTTAGTAACCGTATTGACCTGAACGTTGATGTAGAGCAGATCTTTCAGGGCAGAAATACAGGTGACTTTCTGTATGAAGCAAAAAGTAATGTCCTGCTCAGCAATTCGGCCGGAAGAGTTGTCTTAGGCGCGTATTTTCAAAATAAATCTCCCGAAGAAATTTATAACAGGTACTTTGGTAACCATTACAATTGGCGTAATAATTTTGACCGTACCAAAACAATCAATTTATCATTCAAATACCTCAATGATAAATTGAAGCTGGACGCTACTGCAAACTACTATTTGATTACCAATTATCTTTATTTTAAAAGCAGAGCCAGTGGTCCGACTGCAACAGCGGTTGACAGTATTACTATTATGCCTGCCCAGTTAACTGGCAGCATTAACCTATTAAAAATTGCCGTAGGTAAGAAGTTGCAATTTGGTAAGTTTCACTTAGACAGCTATATTGTTTATCAGAAAACCGACAACCCTGATGTGCTGCGTACACCAGAGTTTTATACTTTTAACAGCTTTTATTTAAACCAAACTTTCTTTAAAGCGCTTAAAACCAATGTAGGTTTCGATATTCGTTACAATACACCTTATAAAAATTATTCGTATTCGCCGGCCTCCAGCCAGTTTTATATTGGCGATAGCAAGACTTTTGATACCACACCAATTATTGACGTATGGGTAAAGGCGAGCTTGAGAAAAGCAAACCTTTTTGTAAAATGTGACTATGTAAATCAGGGTTTCCCTATCAAAGGTTACTACACCATTAATCAATATCCAATGCAAGACAGGTTATTGTTTAAATTTGGTGTGCAGTGGAACTTCTACGATTAA
- a CDS encoding purine-nucleoside phosphorylase has translation MFQALHETVEYIKRKTNNFEPEIGIVLGTGLGGLVNEMEIEHSLMYSNIPNFPISTLEFHSGKLIFGTLKGKKVIAMQGRLHFYEGYSMQQITFPIRAMKALGIHCLFVSNAAGSLNPDFKKGDLMIINDHINLQPESPLRGHNDADMGPRFPDMSQPYSSKLIDKAMEIAKKESINCHQGVYVSVTGPNLETRAEYKYLRIIGGDAVGMSTVPEVIVANHMSVPVFAISVLTDEGFTEVLAPVSLEEILETAKAAEPNMTKILSQLISTL, from the coding sequence ATGTTTCAAGCACTACACGAAACCGTTGAATATATAAAGCGTAAAACCAATAACTTCGAACCCGAAATTGGCATTGTATTAGGGACCGGCCTTGGTGGCCTGGTCAACGAAATGGAAATTGAACATAGTTTAATGTACTCCAATATCCCCAATTTCCCTATTTCTACGCTCGAGTTTCATTCCGGAAAGTTAATATTCGGAACCTTAAAAGGAAAAAAGGTAATTGCCATGCAGGGGCGCTTGCATTTTTATGAAGGCTATAGCATGCAACAAATTACTTTCCCCATCAGGGCAATGAAAGCATTGGGCATACATTGTTTATTTGTTTCGAACGCTGCCGGATCGCTAAATCCCGATTTTAAAAAAGGCGATCTGATGATCATCAACGATCATATCAATTTGCAGCCCGAAAGTCCGTTAAGAGGGCATAATGATGCGGATATGGGACCTCGTTTCCCTGATATGAGTCAGCCTTACAGCAGCAAGCTGATTGACAAGGCAATGGAAATAGCCAAAAAAGAAAGCATCAATTGTCATCAGGGCGTATATGTTTCTGTAACTGGCCCCAATCTCGAAACCAGGGCCGAATACAAATACCTTAGGATAATTGGTGGTGATGCTGTTGGCATGAGTACCGTTCCTGAAGTTATTGTAGCCAATCACATGAGTGTGCCGGTATTTGCTATTTCTGTATTGACAGATGAAGGTTTTACAGAAGTATTGGCGCCGGTGAGTCTGGAAGAAATACTGGAAACCGCTAAGGCTGCCGAGCCAAATATGACCAAAATATTAAGCCAGTTAATTTCAACCTTATAA
- the lpxK gene encoding tetraacyldisaccharide 4'-kinase has translation MIKYLRLLLFPFSILYGLVVIFRNKLYDLGLLKSTGFDLPVICVGNVVVGGSGKSPVTEYLVHLLDGYKIAILSRGYGRQTKGFILADEKASAQTIGDEPMQFYRKFPQVTVAVCEDRVKGINLLKDTHDLILLDDAYQHRRVRPGFSILLFEYQKLLNPQFLLPAGNLREPFTGYKRAGALLVTKAPVDLKGQKRLQCYKKFNPSWHKDLSFSFITYGDLKPLFPEVSQHCQLITANTAVFLLTGIANPLPLVTHLKSCSENIYHHNYPDHYQFTKSDIEKLTRAFQQYIGTEKIIVTTEKDAQRLLGITFKELLLNLPVFYLPIKIELQKEDKATFDQKILDYVSSTTRNR, from the coding sequence ATGATTAAATACCTGAGATTACTTTTGTTCCCTTTTTCCATTCTGTATGGATTGGTGGTGATATTCAGAAATAAACTGTATGACCTGGGGCTGCTCAAATCAACCGGTTTTGACCTCCCCGTTATCTGTGTGGGCAACGTGGTGGTAGGTGGTTCGGGCAAAAGTCCGGTAACCGAATACCTGGTACATTTACTGGATGGGTATAAAATTGCCATTCTAAGTCGCGGTTATGGCCGGCAAACCAAAGGTTTTATTCTGGCCGATGAAAAGGCTAGCGCACAGACTATTGGTGATGAACCGATGCAGTTTTATCGTAAATTTCCGCAAGTTACGGTGGCAGTCTGCGAAGATCGGGTAAAGGGAATTAATCTACTAAAGGATACCCACGATCTGATTCTGCTAGACGATGCTTATCAACACCGGAGGGTGCGGCCGGGTTTCAGTATCTTGCTCTTTGAGTATCAAAAATTATTAAACCCCCAGTTTCTGCTTCCGGCCGGAAACTTAAGAGAACCATTTACCGGATACAAAAGAGCCGGCGCATTGCTGGTTACCAAAGCACCGGTAGATTTAAAAGGACAAAAAAGGTTGCAATGCTATAAAAAGTTTAACCCCAGTTGGCATAAAGACCTCTCTTTTTCTTTCATCACCTATGGCGATTTAAAACCCCTGTTTCCGGAGGTTTCACAACATTGCCAACTAATTACTGCCAACACTGCAGTTTTTTTACTTACCGGTATAGCCAATCCTCTGCCTTTGGTAACCCATCTGAAAAGTTGTTCTGAAAATATTTATCATCATAATTATCCCGATCATTATCAGTTTACCAAGTCGGATATCGAAAAGCTGACAAGGGCTTTTCAGCAGTATATTGGCACAGAAAAAATTATTGTAACAACAGAAAAGGATGCGCAGCGTTTATTAGGTATTACTTTCAAAGAATTACTGTTAAATTTACCCGTGTTTTATTTGCCTATTAAAATAGAATTACAGAAAGAAGATAAAGCTACATTTGATCAAAAGATTTTAGACTATGTTTCAAGCACTACACGAAACCGTTGA
- the pruA gene encoding L-glutamate gamma-semialdehyde dehydrogenase, which yields MLKGFFNVPVPVNEPILGYAPGSKERELLMAAIADARAKQIEIPMHIGGKEVHTDNKGKVTPPHDHQHLLGQYSKGEKTHVSQAIDAALAAKANWENLAWEHRAAIFLKAADLIAGPYRYKLNAATMLGQSKNAYQAEIDSACELIDFLRFNVSYMSDIYKQQPPVSPRGSWNRVEQRPLEGFVFALTPFNFTAIAGNLPTSAAMMGNVVVWKPANTQIFAANVLMQIFKEAGLPDGVINLVYVSGPDAGDVIFSHPDFAGIHFTGSTGVFQNIWKTIGNNIHKFKTYPRIVGETGGKDFILVHGSAEAEASSTAIIRGAFEYQGQKCSAASRVYVAKSIWPKVKEYMLRDMATFKMGGTEDFGNFINAVIDENSFDKLTKYIDEAKKDKGVEIIAGGGYDKTKGYFIEPTVLVVDDPKYTTMCEELFGPVLTVYVYEDKDFDQVLEIIDTTSIYALTGAVIAQDRYAIEKASHALRNAAGNFYINDKCTGAVVGQQPFGGARGSGTNDKAGSMINLLRWVSPRAIKETFDMPKDYRYPFLG from the coding sequence ATGCTTAAAGGATTTTTTAACGTACCAGTTCCTGTTAATGAGCCCATTCTGGGTTATGCTCCAGGAAGCAAAGAACGTGAACTTTTAATGGCAGCTATTGCCGATGCCCGCGCTAAACAAATTGAAATACCAATGCATATTGGCGGCAAGGAAGTACATACCGACAATAAAGGTAAAGTTACTCCTCCTCACGATCATCAACATCTGCTTGGACAATACAGTAAAGGCGAGAAGACCCATGTATCGCAAGCTATTGATGCTGCTTTGGCAGCTAAAGCCAATTGGGAAAACCTGGCATGGGAACATCGCGCAGCTATCTTTTTGAAAGCCGCTGATTTAATTGCAGGTCCTTATCGTTATAAATTAAATGCAGCAACGATGTTGGGGCAGAGCAAAAATGCCTATCAGGCAGAAATTGACTCGGCCTGTGAACTGATCGACTTTTTACGTTTCAACGTAAGCTATATGTCTGATATTTATAAGCAGCAACCTCCAGTTTCGCCAAGAGGATCGTGGAACAGGGTTGAGCAACGTCCACTTGAGGGTTTTGTTTTTGCTTTAACGCCTTTCAACTTTACCGCTATTGCAGGCAATCTACCAACGTCTGCTGCCATGATGGGCAATGTTGTAGTATGGAAACCTGCCAACACTCAGATTTTTGCGGCAAATGTATTGATGCAGATTTTTAAAGAGGCGGGATTGCCTGATGGTGTAATTAACCTGGTTTATGTATCCGGACCTGATGCCGGTGATGTAATTTTCAGTCACCCTGATTTTGCGGGAATTCACTTTACAGGTTCGACGGGCGTTTTCCAGAACATATGGAAAACAATTGGCAATAACATTCACAAATTCAAAACCTATCCACGCATTGTTGGTGAAACCGGCGGTAAGGATTTTATTCTGGTTCATGGATCGGCTGAGGCTGAAGCATCGAGCACGGCAATTATTCGTGGCGCTTTTGAATACCAGGGACAGAAATGTTCGGCAGCATCACGTGTTTATGTAGCCAAAAGCATCTGGCCAAAAGTAAAAGAATACATGTTACGTGATATGGCCACCTTTAAAATGGGCGGTACCGAAGATTTTGGCAATTTCATCAATGCAGTAATAGACGAAAACTCTTTTGATAAATTAACCAAATATATTGACGAAGCCAAAAAAGACAAAGGCGTAGAAATTATCGCTGGTGGTGGTTACGACAAAACTAAAGGTTACTTTATTGAACCAACAGTACTGGTGGTAGACGATCCTAAATACACCACGATGTGTGAAGAATTGTTTGGACCTGTTTTGACCGTTTACGTGTACGAGGATAAAGATTTTGATCAGGTATTGGAAATCATCGATACTACTTCTATCTATGCATTAACGGGCGCTGTAATTGCTCAGGATCGTTATGCTATTGAGAAAGCATCACATGCATTAAGAAATGCTGCTGGTAACTTCTATATCAATGACAAATGTACCGGAGCGGTAGTTGGTCAGCAACCATTTGGCGGAGCGAGAGGTTCAGGCACAAATGATAAAGCAGGATCAATGATCAACTTATTGCGCTGGGTTTCTCCTCGTGCAATTAAGGAAACTTTTGACATGCCTAAAGATTATAGGTATCCTTTTTTAGGGTAA
- a CDS encoding carbonic anhydrase, which translates to MCAKLEKQEGHQITYDSLLKGNREWVADTLKEDPKFFEKLSAGQAPPVLWIGCSDSRVPANQITNTMPGDIFVHRNIANVVTHTDMNLLSVLDYSVNVLKVKHIIVCGHYGCGGVNAALGDNQVGLIDNWLRNIKDVIRLHEREMQTIKDPVKRSNRLVELNAIEGAANVMSTSIVQNAWAAGQELAVHAWAYSLQTGLITDLQVSASSADDISPVFKMKAGK; encoded by the coding sequence ATGTGCGCAAAATTAGAAAAACAAGAAGGTCATCAAATAACATACGATAGTTTATTAAAGGGAAATAGAGAATGGGTAGCGGATACGCTTAAAGAAGATCCGAAATTCTTCGAGAAATTGTCTGCAGGCCAGGCCCCTCCGGTTTTGTGGATTGGTTGTTCTGATAGCCGTGTGCCGGCCAATCAGATTACCAATACCATGCCTGGCGATATCTTTGTACACCGTAACATTGCCAACGTAGTTACGCACACGGATATGAATTTGCTGAGTGTACTGGATTATTCTGTCAACGTACTGAAGGTAAAACACATCATTGTGTGCGGCCATTACGGATGTGGTGGTGTGAATGCTGCCCTGGGGGATAACCAGGTTGGTTTAATTGACAACTGGTTAAGAAATATCAAAGATGTGATCCGTTTGCATGAAAGAGAGATGCAGACCATTAAGGATCCTGTGAAAAGATCTAACCGTTTGGTTGAGCTGAATGCGATAGAAGGTGCTGCAAACGTGATGAGTACTTCAATTGTACAAAATGCATGGGCTGCAGGGCAGGAACTTGCCGTTCATGCATGGGCATATAGCTTGCAAACGGGATTGATTACCGATTTACAGGTAAGTGCATCTAGTGCAGATGATATTTCGCCGGTGTTTAAAATGAAAGCAGGAAAATAA
- a CDS encoding SulP family inorganic anion transporter, which produces MESGNSVFSRLDVKKYILKKNLKRDLPSSIVVFLVALPLCLGIALASGAPLFAGLITGVVGGIVVASLSGSQLSVSGPAAGLTAIVLGSIAQLGSYQVFLLAVVLAGAMQLILGLLKGGTIGNYFPSSVIEGMLAAIGLTLILKQLPHALGVDSDFFGDESFFQGDNENTFSAISNALSHFGLAAIVISSLSIGILIFWPKLKKLSVIPAPLMVVVLGIILAIAFQGTPYALGAKQMVEIPVVNGWSEFIGLFTTPNFSAIMDGKVWVVAATIAVVASLETLLSIEAVDKIDPIKRVSPTNRELMAQGAGNMVSGLIGGLPMTSVIVRSSANVNAGGRTKMSAIFHGCWLLLSLLFIPGLINMIPLACLAAILLVTGYKLTRVALFKHMYHKGWDQFVPFVITIVAVLLTDLLKGVAVGMLFSVFYLLRTNMRNPFFYKIQEEGNKKNIRIKLAEEVSFLNKAAIQVMLNKIPKETNVIIDGTNSRYIDPDVLETIFNYKHNAYTKGTIVTLENVKQQYIVPKLNNKVIEEINN; this is translated from the coding sequence ATGGAAAGTGGAAACTCAGTCTTTTCCAGACTGGATGTGAAGAAGTATATATTAAAAAAGAATTTAAAGCGTGATTTACCCTCCAGTATTGTGGTATTTCTGGTGGCCCTGCCACTGTGTTTAGGTATCGCGCTGGCCTCGGGTGCGCCGTTATTTGCCGGTCTTATTACCGGTGTTGTTGGCGGAATTGTTGTAGCCAGTTTGAGTGGCTCGCAATTAAGTGTAAGCGGGCCTGCGGCCGGACTTACTGCAATTGTATTGGGCTCTATAGCTCAACTTGGTAGTTACCAGGTGTTTTTGCTTGCTGTGGTATTGGCAGGGGCCATGCAACTTATATTGGGTTTATTAAAAGGTGGAACTATAGGTAATTATTTTCCGTCAAGTGTAATTGAGGGCATGCTTGCCGCTATTGGTTTAACATTAATCCTGAAGCAGCTACCTCATGCCCTGGGTGTTGACTCAGATTTTTTTGGCGACGAAAGTTTTTTTCAGGGCGACAATGAAAATACCTTTTCTGCTATTAGCAATGCACTAAGTCATTTTGGCCTGGCCGCCATTGTCATCAGTAGTTTATCTATCGGTATCCTTATCTTTTGGCCTAAGCTTAAAAAATTAAGTGTAATACCTGCCCCGTTAATGGTAGTTGTATTAGGGATCATATTGGCCATTGCGTTTCAGGGTACTCCATATGCGCTTGGTGCAAAGCAAATGGTCGAGATACCCGTAGTAAATGGTTGGTCAGAATTTATTGGCTTGTTTACAACCCCTAACTTCTCAGCCATAATGGATGGTAAGGTTTGGGTTGTAGCTGCAACTATTGCCGTAGTTGCCAGTTTAGAAACCTTGTTAAGTATAGAGGCTGTCGATAAAATTGATCCTATAAAAAGGGTTTCGCCAACAAATCGCGAGCTGATGGCTCAGGGAGCTGGAAATATGGTGAGCGGATTAATTGGTGGATTGCCGATGACGTCTGTAATTGTACGTAGCTCTGCTAACGTAAACGCAGGTGGAAGAACCAAAATGTCGGCAATTTTTCACGGCTGCTGGTTACTTTTATCCTTACTTTTTATTCCAGGTCTGATAAATATGATACCTTTGGCATGTTTAGCTGCAATACTATTGGTAACCGGTTATAAATTGACAAGGGTGGCATTATTTAAACACATGTATCACAAAGGCTGGGATCAGTTTGTCCCATTTGTGATTACCATTGTAGCTGTATTGCTTACCGACCTCTTAAAAGGCGTTGCCGTAGGTATGCTGTTCTCGGTGTTCTATCTTTTACGAACCAATATGCGTAATCCATTCTTCTACAAGATTCAGGAAGAAGGAAATAAAAAGAACATTCGGATCAAACTTGCAGAGGAAGTATCATTTCTGAATAAAGCTGCCATCCAGGTAATGCTGAATAAAATTCCTAAAGAAACCAATGTGATTATAGATGGAACCAATTCACGGTATATTGATCCCGATGTTTTGGAAACCATATTTAACTATAAACACAACGCTTATACAAAGGGTACTATTGTAACATTAGAAAATGTGAAACAGCAATATATTGTACCAAAATTGAACAACAAAGTAATTGAAGAAATTAATAATTAA
- a CDS encoding porin gives MKQLLRGLLLLCPFFTFAQSNNSPSSYAPHEIAITGYLQTQYQRAQSEGILSFSGGDFSKNSKDRFMIRRGRLKIDRSDKYSSIVFQIDATQNGVALMDAFIQLHQPESKSLLFTAGLFNRPFGYSIVYSSGYRDFPERARVFQTLMPRERDLGAMVTFRPDDKRFHFLTAELAVVNGSGYSARDYDSKKDFVGNLGFKFDSLANKKLHIGFGGSFYKGSVRNDTESYYTSSGAGFVKNTSPGNVGWNAKRDYFGGNLQLQYDNIFGSTTFKAEYVEGTQPGVASSGSINGPIASQSFSTQPATDLYLRHFSGYYLWLTQRIAKSRFTALLAYDSYDPNVDVKGNEIGAPNSNTSAGDIRFNTLGYGMTCLINSRMKLTLYNEHIVNDHTQLAGYTDDLKDDVMTIRLQYRW, from the coding sequence ATGAAACAATTATTACGAGGTTTATTGCTTTTATGCCCATTTTTTACTTTTGCACAGAGCAATAACTCCCCTTCCAGTTACGCTCCACATGAAATTGCCATCACAGGCTATCTCCAAACTCAATATCAACGTGCGCAATCTGAAGGAATATTGTCTTTTTCGGGTGGCGATTTTTCAAAAAACTCAAAAGACCGTTTCATGATTCGCAGAGGAAGGTTAAAAATTGACAGGTCGGACAAATATTCAAGTATTGTTTTTCAAATTGATGCCACCCAAAATGGAGTTGCATTAATGGATGCTTTTATACAATTACATCAGCCCGAGTCAAAATCACTATTATTTACTGCGGGCCTTTTTAATCGCCCCTTTGGGTATTCTATAGTTTATTCTTCCGGATATCGTGATTTTCCGGAAAGAGCAAGGGTGTTTCAAACCTTAATGCCCCGTGAAAGAGATTTGGGAGCTATGGTCACTTTCAGACCGGACGACAAGAGGTTTCATTTCCTGACTGCCGAACTTGCGGTCGTAAATGGCAGCGGATACTCAGCGAGAGATTACGATTCAAAGAAAGATTTTGTCGGCAATCTTGGCTTTAAATTCGATAGTCTGGCCAACAAAAAGCTGCATATTGGTTTCGGGGGGTCTTTCTACAAAGGCTCTGTACGCAATGACACAGAAAGTTATTACACTTCATCGGGAGCAGGTTTTGTTAAAAACACCAGTCCGGGCAATGTAGGATGGAATGCAAAACGAGACTATTTTGGAGGAAACCTGCAGCTACAGTACGACAATATCTTTGGCTCTACTACATTTAAAGCCGAATATGTTGAAGGTACACAACCTGGGGTAGCCAGTTCGGGAAGTATTAACGGGCCTATTGCCAGTCAGAGTTTCTCAACTCAGCCGGCTACAGACCTTTACCTCCGCCATTTTTCGGGATATTATCTTTGGTTAACCCAACGTATTGCTAAAAGTCGGTTTACGGCGCTTTTGGCTTATGATTCTTATGACCCAAATGTTGATGTTAAGGGAAATGAGATTGGCGCCCCGAATAGCAATACCTCTGCCGGCGATATAAGATTCAACACTTTGGGTTATGGCATGACCTGCCTGATCAATTCGAGAATGAAACTAACGCTTTATAATGAACATATTGTAAACGACCATACCCAGCTGGCTGGATATACGGACGATCTTAAAGACGACGTAATGACCATCAGGTTGCAATATCGCTGGTAA